The following are from one region of the Anabas testudineus chromosome 2, fAnaTes1.2, whole genome shotgun sequence genome:
- the LOC113164677 gene encoding dTDP-D-glucose 4,6-dehydratase, which translates to MDFNRTVLVTGGCGFIGSHLVCSLVTRNPHWRIINLDVLDYCCSPRSLESIEDRTNYTFIRGDVCNSRLLNHIFSTENIDVIFHLAAKTHVESSFESPSSFQRVNIDGTRVLLGAAHQARHRPQRFIYVSTDEVYGAGLDQVFDESSPVRPSNPYSATKAAAEYLVKSYWDKYKFPIIITRSNNIYGPRQYTEKVIPRFLNLLQMNKKCTIQGTLPKSRHFLFVDDAISAFLLLLEKGTVGEIYNVGTSCEIPIMQLARELIKMVKNVQDSEVNDWLEFVPDRPRVDLCYPIKCEKLQQLGWRAEVSWVEGIRQTVKWYHDNPDFWTEAGEDQGQVRSKFQKTNE; encoded by the exons ATGGACTTCAACAGGACTGTTTTGGTGACTGGAGGATGTGGATTCAT TGGCTCCCATCTTGTGTGTTCACTTGTCACTAGAAACCCACACTGGAGGATTATTAACCTGGATGTT TTAGATTACTGCTGCAGTCCGAGGAGTCTGGAGAGTATTGAAGACAGAACTAACTACACTTTTATCAGG GGAGATGTGTGTAACTCCCGGCTGCTAAACCACATTTTCAGCACAGAAAACATTGATGTGATCTTTCACCTGGCAGCAAAAACACACGTTG AGTCATCGTTTGAATCTCCGTCCAGTTTCCAGCGGGTTAACATCGATGGAACCAGAGTTTTACTGGGAGCTGCCCATCAGGCCCGACATCGACCACAGCGCTTCATCTACGTCAGCACTGATGAAGTGTACGGAGCCGGTCTGGACCAG GTGTTTGATGAGAGCAGTCCGGTGAGACCCTCCAACCCGTATTCTGCCACTAAAGCAGCTGCAGAATACCTGGTTAAATCCTACTGGGACAAAtacaag TTTCCCATCATCATTACCAGAAGCAACAACATCTATGGGCCCAGACAGTACACTGAAAAG GTCATTCCAAGGTTTCTCAACCTCCTGCAAATGAACAAGAAGTG CACCATCCAGGGGACCCTCCCTAAATCCCGCCACTTCTTGTTTGTTGATGATGCTATCAGTGCCTTTCTGCTGCTTCTGGAGAAAGGGACTGTGGGAGAAATCTACAACGTGGGGACAAGCTGTGAGATTCCCATTATGCAGTTGGCCAGGGAGCTTATTAAAATG GTTAAAAATGTACAAGACTCTGAGGTGAATGATTGGTTGGAGTTTGTGCCTGACAG GCCGCGGGTCGACCTGTGCTATCCCATCAAAtgtgagaagctgcagcagctgggcTGGAGAGCTGAAGTGTCCTGGGTTGAAGGCATCAGACAGACTG TGAAATGGTACCATGACAACCCAGACTTCTGGACAGAAGCAGGTGAGGACCAAGGACAAGTCAGAAGCAAGTTTCAAAAGACCAATGAATAA
- the gpr180 gene encoding integral membrane protein GPR180 → MSRLLVSVLAVTLLSAEAFGKTVTGLFRSEAARQQNGQFITKFMYQGDNGLLVCRLDNSALAAEKESRLLLYQDMDSDLDNLSCSERLGSAHFTISLSKEEHNQTIPRQSSPTAWQALYADRYTCQESAAIPSHADLSFTILLFNADSAGNPLEHFSAEEAGIHSFYFLLLLAYFIACCIYIQPLYQALRKGGPMHTVLKVLTTALALQGCSALCNYIHLARYSRDGIGIPLMGSMAEFWDMVSQVSMLYMLLSLCMGWTLSRGRKPQSRPLQWEQSPASTAVAVGGVITQGVLLLWEQYSESESEHHSYHAQQSLAGLLLMALRVGLALLLASVLYQIISTERSTLKRDFYLSFAKGCFLWFLCHPVLVLISVIFNDHQREKVVTIGVILCQSISMVILYQLFLSRSLYWEVSSLSSVSLPLTMSRTNHRGRY, encoded by the exons atgtcTCGGTTGTTAGTCAGTGTTCTAGCTGTAACACTGCTCAGTGCAGAGGCTTTTGGGAAAACTGTGACGGGACTTTTTCGGAGCGAGGCGGCGAGACAGCAGAACGGCCAGTTCATCACTAAATTCATGTACCAAG GTGATAATGGTCTGTTGGTTTGTCGACTGGACAACTCTGCCCTGGCAGCAGAGAAGGAGTCCAGACTGCTGCTGTATCAGGATATGGACTCGGACCTGGACAACCTCAGCTGCTCTGAGAGGCTCGGCAGTGCTCACTTCACCA TTTCACTGAGTAAAGAAGAACACAACCAGACAATACCTCGACAGTCGTCCCCTACAGCCTGGCAGGCCCTGTATGCTGACAGATATACATGTCAG gAAAGTGCAGCAATTCCTTCCCATGCTGATCTCAGTTTTACTATTTTGCTGTTTAACGCCGACTCAGCTGGAAATCCGCTGGAGCACTTCAGTGCAGAGGAGGCAG gtATCCACAGTTTTTACTTCCTCCTGTTGCTGGCCTACTTTATAGCCTGCTGTATCTACATCCAGCCTCTGTACCAGGCTTTGAGGAAAGGAGGTCCCATGCACACAGTTCTTAAAGTCCTGACCACTGCACTGGCATTACAgggctgctctgctctgtgcaaCTACATCCATTTGGCCAG ATATTCTCGAGATGGTATTGGTATTCCTCTGATGGGCAGCATGGCAGAGT TCTGGGATATGGTGTCTCAGGTGTCCATGCTGTATATGTTGCTGAGTCTGTGTATGGGCTGGACTCTGAGTCGGGGCAGGAAGCCTCAGTCCAGACCTTTGCAGTGGGAACAGTCTCCGGCCTCCACAGCTGTTGCGGTCGGTGGAGTCATTACACAG ggggtgctgctgctgtgggagCAGTATTCAGAGTCAGAGAGTGAACATCACAGCTACCATGCTCAACAGAGCCTGGCAGGTCTCCTCCTCATGGCTCTCAGAGTGGGTCTGGCCCTTCTGCTGGCCTCTGTCCTCTATCAGATCATCTCTACTGAGAGAAGCACCCTGAAGAGAGACTTCTACCTCAGCTTCGCCAAG GGATGCTTCCTGTGGTTCCTCTGTCACCCCGTCCTCGTCCTCATATCTGTTATCTTCAACGATCACCAGAGGGAGAAG GTGGTGACCATCGGTGTGATCCTCTGCCAGTCCATCTCCATGGTGATCCTCTACCAGCTCTTCCTGTCTCGTTCGCTCTACTGGGAggtgtcctctctctcctctgtgtctctgccgCTCACTATGTCAAGGACAAACCACAGGGGACGCTACTGA
- the LOC113164169 gene encoding small integral membrane protein 11A-like, whose product MINWKALDNVPILLYILALKTLLLCLAFAGVKIYQSKKAEEAQKKQLAEKRRLAQQTQMLIDNLKED is encoded by the exons ATGATCAACTGGAAg GCTTTGGACAACGTCCCCATCCTCCTGTACATCCTTGCCCTGAAGACATTGCTGTTGTGTTTGGCGTTTGCGGGGGTCAAGATCTATCAGAGTAAGAAAGCCGAGGAGGCCCAGAAGAAACAACTGGCAGAGAAGAGGAGGCTGgctcagcaaacacaaatgctcATTGACAACTTAAAGGAAGATTGA